Proteins encoded within one genomic window of Amorphoplanes friuliensis DSM 7358:
- a CDS encoding primosomal protein N' — protein sequence MSVEVPLAHLDRPFDYLVSVADDEAAQPGVRVKVRFAGQLVNGFLLERVESSPHGGKLAYLDKVVSPERILDPEVARLARAVADRYAGNLSDVLRLAVPPRHARVESQAQPAVASPASVVTAPQDDPGEPGAISSPGSASDVADPGDEPSRVSVPAADREGPTSVKLGLREPGDGVEDAPVNGLPPPVSATNGGVPGELSGAGADFSGLDNSTEGAPDASGGEDLCRATEDSERQERSGQPSPVGVSAPPSGTEADPATGELAEPDAGLGAAAGAGSLEGRSAEPSPNAGSAETAVQHGWGIYPTGDAFLHALGEGRAARAVWSALPGEDWPARIAEAAGATVRGGRGVVIVVADARDLERVDRALSKVLGDGRHVALNAAAGPAERYRRFLAASRHRVSVVAGTRAAMFAPVADLGLVVIWDDGDDLHAEPRAPYPHARDVLLTRAQLAGCAALVAGFARTGEAQLLLETGWAKEIVANRDTLRARSPLIAPTGDDPQLARDPGAVTARLPSLAWQAARGALQAGAPVLVQVPRRGYLPSTACAECRTPARCPHCSGPLGLAGSRDVPACHWCGRAAADYACPACGGRRLRASITGARRTAEELGRAFPGVPVRTSGRDEILDTVPGEASLIVATPGAEPVAEGGYGAVLLLDTWALLSRANLRAAEETMRRWLSAAALAKPGPAGGRVVVVADGSLAPVQALLRWDPGWFAARELAERRELGFPPAARMASLTGTAEAVAEFLDAARLPEEVEVLGPVPAQEEQERMLLRVSRGRAAELARLLHEAAAVRSVKKSALPVRIQIDPAELL from the coding sequence GTGAGTGTCGAGGTCCCGCTCGCCCACCTCGACCGTCCCTTCGACTACCTCGTGTCGGTCGCCGACGACGAGGCGGCCCAGCCGGGCGTTCGCGTCAAGGTCCGTTTCGCGGGCCAGCTGGTCAACGGTTTCCTCCTCGAACGGGTGGAGTCGAGCCCGCACGGCGGAAAACTCGCCTACCTCGACAAGGTCGTCTCCCCGGAACGCATCCTCGACCCCGAGGTGGCCCGTCTGGCCCGGGCGGTCGCCGACCGGTACGCCGGCAATTTGTCGGACGTCCTCCGACTGGCCGTCCCGCCCCGCCACGCCCGCGTCGAATCACAGGCCCAGCCCGCCGTCGCCTCCCCCGCGTCCGTGGTGACGGCACCGCAGGATGATCCCGGGGAGCCTGGCGCGATCAGCTCACCCGGGTCCGCATCCGACGTCGCCGATCCGGGGGATGAGCCTTCCCGGGTTTCGGTCCCCGCGGCCGACCGCGAAGGCCCGACATCGGTGAAGTTGGGCCTTCGCGAGCCCGGTGATGGCGTGGAGGATGCGCCGGTCAACGGCCTGCCTCCACCGGTGTCGGCCACGAACGGCGGCGTTCCGGGCGAATTGTCCGGCGCCGGGGCTGATTTCAGTGGCCTCGACAATTCGACTGAAGGCGCGCCTGACGCAAGCGGCGGCGAAGACCTTTGCAGGGCGACGGAGGACTCGGAGCGGCAGGAGAGGTCAGGACAGCCATCGCCGGTCGGGGTGAGCGCGCCGCCGTCCGGAACCGAGGCAGATCCCGCGACGGGTGAGCTGGCGGAACCAGACGCTGGTCTTGGCGCAGCGGCTGGGGCCGGCTCGCTGGAGGGGCGGAGCGCCGAACCGTCCCCGAACGCCGGGTCGGCGGAAACGGCGGTTCAGCACGGGTGGGGGATCTATCCCACCGGGGACGCCTTTTTGCATGCGCTCGGGGAGGGGCGGGCTGCTCGGGCGGTGTGGTCGGCGTTGCCCGGTGAGGACTGGCCGGCGCGGATCGCTGAGGCCGCAGGGGCGACTGTCCGGGGTGGGCGGGGTGTGGTCATCGTGGTGGCCGACGCGCGTGATCTCGAACGGGTGGATCGGGCGCTGAGCAAGGTGCTCGGGGACGGGCGGCACGTGGCGCTGAATGCCGCGGCCGGGCCGGCCGAGCGGTACAGGCGGTTTCTTGCGGCCAGCCGGCATCGGGTTTCCGTGGTGGCCGGGACGCGGGCGGCGATGTTCGCGCCCGTCGCCGACCTGGGGCTCGTGGTCATCTGGGACGACGGGGACGACCTGCACGCCGAGCCGCGGGCGCCCTATCCGCATGCGCGGGACGTGTTGCTCACGCGGGCTCAGCTGGCGGGTTGTGCTGCGCTTGTGGCGGGCTTTGCGCGTACCGGGGAAGCGCAGTTGCTGTTGGAGACCGGGTGGGCGAAGGAGATCGTCGCCAACCGGGACACGTTGCGGGCGCGGAGTCCGCTGATCGCGCCGACCGGGGATGATCCGCAGCTGGCGCGGGATCCCGGGGCCGTCACCGCGCGGTTGCCGAGTTTGGCCTGGCAGGCCGCTCGCGGGGCGTTGCAGGCCGGGGCGCCGGTCCTGGTGCAGGTGCCACGCCGGGGTTATCTGCCGTCGACCGCCTGCGCCGAGTGCCGCACGCCGGCGCGGTGCCCGCACTGTTCGGGGCCGCTCGGGCTGGCCGGTTCGCGGGACGTGCCGGCCTGTCACTGGTGCGGGCGGGCCGCGGCCGACTATGCGTGCCCGGCCTGCGGCGGGCGGCGGCTGCGGGCCTCGATCACCGGGGCGCGGCGGACCGCGGAGGAGCTCGGCCGGGCGTTCCCCGGTGTGCCGGTGCGGACGTCCGGGCGGGACGAGATTCTCGACACCGTTCCCGGGGAGGCTTCGCTGATCGTCGCGACGCCGGGGGCGGAGCCGGTGGCCGAGGGTGGCTACGGCGCGGTGCTGCTGCTCGACACGTGGGCGCTGCTGTCGCGGGCGAATCTGCGGGCGGCGGAGGAGACGATGCGGCGCTGGCTGTCGGCTGCTGCCCTGGCCAAGCCCGGGCCCGCCGGTGGGCGCGTCGTGGTGGTCGCGGACGGTTCGCTGGCGCCGGTGCAGGCGTTGCTGCGCTGGGATCCGGGCTGGTTCGCCGCCCGTGAGCTGGCCGAACGTCGAGAGCTGGGGTTCCCGCCCGCGGCCCGGATGGCCAGCCTGACCGGCACGGCCGAGGCGGTGGCGGAATTTCTGGACGCGGCCCGGCTGCCCGAGGAGGTCGAGGTGCTCGGGCCGGTCCCGGCCCAGGAGGAGCAGGAACGCATGCTGCTGCGCGTGTCGCGCGGCCGTGCCGCCGAGCTGGCCCGCCTGCTGCACGAGGCCGCGGCGGTCCGCAGCGTGAAGAAGTCGGCGCTCCCGGTCCGCATCCAGATCGACCCCGCCGAACTCCTCTGA
- the metK gene encoding methionine adenosyltransferase, whose product MARRLFTSESVTEGHPDKIADQISDGILDALLTQDPRSRVAVETLITTGQVHVAGEVTTQAYADIPSIVRETILGIGYDSSKKGFDGASCGVSVSIGSQSPDIAQGVDSAVELREGNSEHVLDAQGAGDQGMMFGFACSETPELMPLPIALAHRLARRLSAARKDGTIPYLRPDGKTQVTIEYDGLRPVRLDTVVVSSQHAADISLESLLTPDVREHVIAPELEGLGIDTDNYRLLVNPTGRFEIGGPMGDAGLTGRKIIVDTYGGYARHGGGAFSGKDPSKVDRSAAYAMRWVAKNVVAAGLAERCETQVAYAIGKAHPVSLFVETFGTENVPVERIEKAINAVFDLRPAAIIRDLDLMRPIYQQTAAYGHFGRELPDLLWENTDRAQDLKSAAA is encoded by the coding sequence GTGGCACGCCGCCTGTTCACCTCCGAGTCGGTCACGGAAGGCCACCCGGACAAGATCGCTGACCAGATCAGCGACGGTATTCTCGACGCCCTGCTGACCCAGGACCCCCGCAGCCGCGTGGCGGTGGAGACGCTGATCACGACCGGCCAGGTGCACGTCGCCGGCGAGGTGACCACCCAGGCGTACGCGGACATCCCCAGCATCGTCCGCGAGACGATCCTCGGCATCGGTTACGACTCGTCCAAGAAGGGCTTCGACGGCGCGTCCTGCGGCGTCAGTGTGTCGATCGGCTCGCAGTCGCCCGACATCGCCCAGGGTGTGGACAGCGCGGTCGAGCTGCGCGAAGGCAACTCCGAGCACGTCCTCGACGCCCAGGGCGCCGGCGACCAGGGCATGATGTTCGGCTTCGCCTGCTCCGAGACCCCGGAGCTCATGCCGCTGCCGATCGCCCTCGCGCACCGCCTGGCCCGCCGGCTCTCCGCGGCCCGCAAGGACGGCACCATCCCGTACCTGCGCCCGGACGGCAAGACCCAGGTCACCATCGAGTACGACGGCCTGCGCCCGGTCCGCCTCGACACCGTCGTCGTGTCGTCGCAGCACGCCGCCGACATCTCCCTCGAGTCGCTGCTGACCCCCGACGTCCGCGAGCACGTCATCGCCCCCGAGCTCGAGGGCCTCGGCATCGACACGGACAACTACCGCCTCCTGGTCAACCCCACCGGCCGCTTCGAGATCGGCGGCCCGATGGGCGACGCCGGCCTCACCGGCCGCAAGATCATCGTGGACACCTACGGCGGGTACGCCCGGCACGGCGGCGGCGCCTTCTCCGGCAAGGACCCGTCCAAGGTGGACCGCTCCGCGGCGTACGCGATGCGCTGGGTGGCGAAGAACGTCGTCGCCGCCGGCCTCGCCGAGCGCTGTGAGACCCAGGTCGCGTACGCGATCGGCAAGGCCCACCCGGTCAGCCTCTTCGTCGAGACCTTCGGCACCGAGAACGTCCCGGTGGAGCGCATCGAGAAGGCCATCAACGCCGTCTTCGACCTCCGCCCGGCCGCGATCATCCGTGACCTCGACCTGATGCGCCCGATCTACCAGCAGACGGCGGCCTACGGCCACTTCGGCCGCGAGCTCCCCGACCTGCTCTGGGAGAACACGGACCGCGCCCAGGACCTGAAGTCCGCCGCGGCCTGA
- a CDS encoding esterase-like activity of phytase family protein: protein MRPVTRAAGAGLLVAALGLIATPASAHLATTPTLTGFASLPALTFVPGSEPSGAALGTAPVNGIAAPWDDQPVQGFSGVLPNGDGTYDVLSDNGFGNKANSADFLLRIHRIGPVPQTGKVDVLGGLNLTDPDAKVPFPLTRTDRVLTGSDFDVESIVRDRDGSLWIGDEFGPWLLHFDRAGRLLTAPIPLPDVRAPENPAGTPNLGGSKGFEGMAHSPDGRYLYPLLEGTVAGDTPGDLRFNEFDVRRAAYTGKRWTYRLDSPSNAIGDAIPVDANRFLIIERDNNQGDAAALKRIYLADRRDRNHDGVMDKTLVVDLLAIANPRGVGGFGKVFRFPFVTIEDVALLDGRTIAVLNDNNFPGSAGRTPGVADNNEFITVKLPKSLNPDPRVLP from the coding sequence ATGCGACCTGTAACCCGTGCGGCCGGTGCCGGCCTCCTGGTGGCGGCCCTCGGCCTCATCGCCACGCCGGCCTCCGCCCACCTGGCCACCACCCCGACCCTGACCGGCTTCGCGTCCCTGCCGGCTCTCACTTTTGTACCCGGAAGCGAACCGTCCGGCGCCGCCCTCGGCACCGCCCCGGTCAACGGCATCGCGGCGCCCTGGGACGACCAGCCGGTCCAGGGCTTCTCCGGAGTCCTCCCGAACGGCGACGGCACCTACGACGTGCTGTCCGACAACGGTTTCGGCAACAAGGCCAACAGCGCCGACTTCCTGCTGCGCATCCACCGCATCGGCCCGGTGCCGCAGACGGGCAAGGTCGACGTCCTCGGCGGTCTCAACCTCACCGACCCGGACGCGAAGGTCCCGTTCCCCCTCACCCGCACCGACCGCGTCCTGACCGGCTCCGACTTCGACGTCGAGTCGATCGTCCGCGACCGCGACGGCTCACTGTGGATCGGCGACGAGTTCGGCCCGTGGCTCCTCCACTTCGACCGCGCCGGGCGGCTCCTCACGGCGCCGATCCCCCTCCCCGACGTCCGCGCCCCGGAGAACCCCGCCGGTACCCCCAACCTCGGCGGCAGCAAGGGCTTCGAAGGCATGGCCCACTCCCCCGACGGCCGCTACCTGTACCCCCTGCTCGAAGGCACGGTCGCCGGCGACACCCCGGGTGACCTGCGCTTCAACGAGTTCGACGTGCGGCGCGCCGCGTACACCGGCAAGCGCTGGACCTACCGCCTGGACTCCCCGTCCAACGCCATCGGCGACGCCATCCCCGTCGACGCCAACCGCTTCCTGATCATCGAACGCGACAACAACCAGGGTGACGCCGCAGCTCTGAAGCGGATCTACCTGGCCGACCGCCGCGACCGCAACCACGACGGCGTCATGGACAAGACGCTGGTGGTGGACCTCCTCGCCATCGCCAACCCGCGCGGTGTGGGCGGCTTCGGCAAGGTCTTCCGCTTCCCGTTCGTGACCATCGAAGACGTGGCGCTGCTGGACGGCCGCACGATCGCGGTGCTCAACGACAACAACTTCCCGGGCTCGGCGGGCCGGACGCCGGGTGTCGCCGACAACAACGAGTTCATCACCGTCAAACTCCCGAAGTCCCTCAACCCCGACCCCCGCGTCCTCCCGTAA